GTTTCATTGCATCCAAATTGGGCCAAAATACAGAGAATATCCTAAAAGTTCTAAGAGATCAGACTGATTAAGTTGGACCTGATACTAATTTATTGATCAGATATCACCTGCCATTATCGATTCATCACAAATGACAGTAATCCCCTCAGTCATGTCACGTGTTCCATTCAATCCAGATTGGGCCAAAatacttagaaaaaaatatcGTTCTGAGAGATCAGACTGATTAAGTTGAACATGATACTAATTTATTGATCAGATTTCACCTACCATTATTAATTAACCACAAATGACAGTAATCGCCTCAATCGTTAGTTTCATGAAATCCAAATTGGGCCAAAATACTTGGGCCTCTAAAACTTGTAGCCCACTATATCAAACGATGTCGTTCTAATAACCCGACCAGAGGGTTTAAAAAGATCCTGAATACACAACTTGACATGGTCCGACTCCACTGGGGATCGAACCCAGAATCTCTGGTTCCGTAGACCAGCGCCTTATCCATTGGGCCATGGAGTCATCTTGTTCCATTAAGGAGATAAAAGTACCTCTTATATTTTAGGAAGCAGGTGATGGCTTTGACTGGCGTGGAAGCCGACCATACCTCCAAGACAAAGCCCCCGCACTGACGTCCATTACAAGATTGTAAGTTATGTCAAAGATTGTCTTGGGTGGCAACGATTACCTGCGAAAGTGTCCCCTCCCTGAAAAGAACATTCTTCTTTAAGCATgctctttcttcctcaatctaTGAGCTAAGAGGAATAATTTTCATCTTTACTCACAACCCATATGGTGGAAGTCTTTATAGGTTATAATGGTATCATAGGGCTCGTAGGCAAGGATTCTTCTAGCATACAGAAGCAGAAGCCAAAAAAgggagaaggaaaagagaaaagagaaaggtgGGAATAAGCATCCTCGATCATATATAGACGTGTTAAAGGTTGAGGCTTGAAATTCCTTTGCCTTTTTTAGAAAATGGGTAGGCAACAGTCGCTGCAGAGCAAAGCCGTCCACTTTGTTTCTGATCTCACCACTGTTTTCCTCAATCCCATCTCTGACAAACCCTCGGAACCTCATCCTCATCCTCCTCCTTCACCCACTGTAAGTCTCTCTCCCTCTACTGTTCCTTGATAAAGcttggtttattttctttttcttctttttgtggttattgatttttttttttttaataagtaaacgattgtattaataataataggcatagcccaagtacacaagattgtattaataataacaaacgattgtatttttgtttgtttgtttgtttgtttcttgtTCCTTTGATGGAATCATGGAACAATCATAGGGTCTAATAATTGATGGATTTTCTAGTATTGATAGACAGGATGGGGGTTATGGTATTTTTCCTTACGATCAACAGAAAATGGGAGGTATGTCGTTCTAAACAATACAAAAAATGCGAGGGTGATGGTTAGGGCCCTTTACTGGACGTCTAGCATAATTGATTCGTATAATTGGCTAAAATGATAAGAAGCCCGCCGCTCTGTGCATTAAAGGAAGCTGGATAGAGTGATTGAGAAGTGTAGTGGAGTAAaacaatcttcttcttttttcttttcttttttacagtaagaactttattaataagaaaaataggcatagccaagtacaAGGAAACAACTTAATGTGGGAACACGGTCTAATTTATTGGTGTCCTAAAAATCGAATTTTGTCTTATCTATTTAGGAATTGAACTAGGTCCCATGCCTTTTCCTGATGGATTAGTTAACCTTCTTACCAGACCAAGCTCCTATATCCGCGATTGGCTTTGCATGGCATCAATTGTGTCAGGCATAAAGCCGGGGAGGATGGTGAAATTTTGACCCCTCAAGTAATAACACGGTAACCCGTGATCAGCTAACGTATGCATGTAGAAACAAAACCCTTTGTgcatataatcatttttgttttgactctagctttttttttttttacacatatTATTGAACAGGAAGATGAGAGCAAGTCGAAGAGAAGTCAACAAGAGTCAATTAGTGCAGAGGGTTCTGGGGATGTAGTTGATGGGCCTGATACTTCTTCTTTTACAGCATTTCTCTATTCCCTATTGTCATCCTCTGAGCCTGGGGATAATTTGAAGTCAGATGAACAGAATAATGACAAAGGAGAATCAGGGGACCGGCAATCTGACACACTAACAAAAGAAAGTGGTGGGAAAAAAAGCCTATTTTTGAGGGGGAAACATTCACTCAGTAAAGCTATTTACAAGGCTGCAAGGATCGGTGGCTATCGAAACCAAGATCGCAAGGGTGACTCTGACATGGTATTTGATGGGAATGATGCAGGAATTTCTGGAGTTGAAATGAGGCATGTGGAAAATGAGAAAGAGTCTGTGGGCTTGGTCAAAGTCCCAGATGTTTCTGAACCTTCATTGCTTCTTTCAGAGAAAAGTAGAAGTGCTCTTTATGCTTCCCTTCCAGCACTTGTTCAAGGGAGGCAATGGTTATTGCTCTATAGGTGTGAATCTCATTTGCATAAATGAAATGGATCTTCCTGAAGTTGTATGGTCTTTCTATCACTAAACaattattttttctgacataTCTACTGTCCTTTGTAGTACATGGAGGCATGGCATATCACTTTCAACCCTGTACCGAAGGAGCATGCTTTGGCCCGGGCTCAGCTTGCTGGTAAATATATgtatcattgttttttttttatattaactcAAAGTTTGGGATTTTTGGCTGTAATACTGCATAGAAAAGATTGAGagaattttgtttagaagttcaGAGTTTTAGGGAAAGATGTTTTCCTCGGAGTGGAATTCATGGGTAATATTGGATTTTACCATCTTctgaaaggtttttttttttttttgtaagtctGTCTTCTGAAAGTTTAAATTGTCTGGGACATTTTGCAACTTAAGTGGAGgcttttggttttgaaacagtTATTCAGCTGAAAAAGATAGCCCCTTTTATTTCTATTGCTAAGCTAAATCCATGATATGTGTTTTTATAAATCATTTGGATGTCACCATATAAAAGAATCCTTTTGGAGGTCATTTACTCAATTTGACCATAAAACTTCTGCACTCGTCATATTATCTTAATATTCCTTCAGGTTATCGGAGACCGTAAAGGTGCAGTATTTGGTGGCTTGGTTGAGGCACCCCTAAGACCAACCAACAAGAGAAAATATCAGGTTGCTAAAActcataattattttgaattcACTTAGTAACTGTATTACTTCTTGTATCATGTTGACCCTGGACATTGAACAGGGAACCAACAGTACATTTGTTTTCACGAATAAACCCGGTCATCCTGTTATCTATCGCTCAACAGGTACTTTTATTGTTGCCTCATGGGCACTTACTACTGCATATTAGCTTTATCAATGAAGTTAACATGTCATCATTAAGAGgattatatatagttttctGCAAATCAACGCTTTCTACCTACTTGGTTTTGAAATGATAAGAGAAATGTTTTGAGGAGATATTTATTCTTTGAGTTGGCTGTATGGTGATATGGCATTTTTCtgctttttttatcaataaagaaaatattttatcaataagaataggcataacCTAAATACGCGGGACacatacaagagcaacacctatgCATAATTCTCTAAAGATACAAGGAAACCATGAATTTCCATGCCGTTAAAGTCTATTATAGATGACCAATGGAATAAAGTATTAAGAAAAAACATTCTAGGCGCACAATAAGAATAAGATCAATAGAGACTTCATTAAAGACCATTTGAGCGGGCAGATGGTAATACTTGTGCTTATTCTTCTTTTGaaacattttcttttgttatatCAGCCCATAGGCGCGAGATGTACCTTGTAGCTCGTCCATTCTCTGTTCGCGATAATTGAAGCTCCTTTCATTGTCTCCATACGTATGCACCACCATAGACAAATCGGGACCATCTTCCACCTGTCTacaatttgagaatttgtttggATGCCTCTCCAACTTGCTAGCAAATCAGCCACCCTTCTCGGCATCACCCAAAGTGGCCCCACTCTAGCAAAGATATCATTCCATAAGCTCAtggccacctcacaatgcaataatagGTGGTCAATGGATTCCCCACTTGTTGTTGTAGATACgacaccaatccatcacaatgCTTCGGCATGTCCTTGGATTGTCTAAGGTGAGATTCTTCGCAAAGGAAGCCATTCCCAAGAAAAAGGAAGCTTGTAGGGGAgcaagccttttttttttatatatatatacaagtaaaaatatttattcaacGAATGTAATAGGctaagcccatgtacacagggagtatgcaaaagaaacacctaaatacattcaaCTACTAAATCAGCGAGGACAGAAAGAAACTCATGGACTGCCCCACCATTCAAAACAATAGCTGAAAACCAACTAAAcaggaaaaacataaaaaattccgaaagttcttctatagttttttcCCTATTATTGAAAcatctctcattcctttccaaccaGATGCTCCACATaatacacaaaggaatcatATTCCATGCAGCTGCCACTTGATTGCAAGAATGGAGTTTAGGCCAACAAGCAAGTAATTCTTTCACTGAATTTGGCATAACCCAGGTCAGACCAGATCTTCTAAACACCCTGTCCCATAACCCTTTAGCCACAGcacaatgtaaaagtaaatGATCCATAGATTCCCCAGCTTCcttacacatgaaacaccaCTCCATAACCTTGTTTGCATAaaactatctcaactcatctcatctaatcattacaactttctcaaatttccaaacaaaatataataaacaattcaaccttttcaaatcccaaaacaaaataataataaaaaatattattttaacaatattttattcaactttcaactttcatctcaactcactatccaaacctcctcTTAGTCTTCCATATGTTCTTCCAAGGGATTGGACTTGACTTTTGTGTAATGAGGGACTTGTGGTATGAACGAACACTGAATCCCTTCTTAAAAAGTACCAAGATCGGTACTTTTCTGCTTATACCTTGGTTAGTTTTTAATAAGCATAAGGATGCTGGATTTCAGTTTCTATTGGGGGaaatgaactttttttttctatatgcaATTGCATTGATCTCCTCTTTATGGTTCAAAGATGTAATTAGaatatggattaaaaaaaagcaTCTGGGTTTTTTCTAATGCTTGGTTGGAAatgttttaatgttttattttcataaatatgtAAGTTGCCATATATGAAGTAAGTTCCTTGTTAACACATAGAGGCTATCATTTATATGAATGAGTCCATACTATACTAGAGTTCTCTCTGTTCTACCTGATTATGTgaaacatatataaaatgtggaaACATAACAGAAGATTGAAGAGATAATGTTATACACCCGGCATGCACTCAGCAGTATGGTTCTGAACCTAATCCTTCACTTAAAGGGACCATGCTCTCAAAAGGGTCCTCTGTGCTGGTTCAACCTTTGGTTTGGATTGGTAAGTAAGACTATTTTTAGTGGAATGACATTGTCTGTTATCAGGTGTAAATCGCTATTTCACTCTGTGCTCCACGGAATTTCTGGCAATTGGTGGAGGTGGTCACTTTGCACTGtatttggatgctgatctgtaAGAATTCTGCCCCATTTGTTCCTTTTTATAGGAATCTGGATGCTCTATCAGTTTTGTAacattttcaattcattttattttaaagattgAATGGATCAAGTTCTGTTTCGGAAACATATGGAAATCCTTGTCTTGCGCACTCAGTGGACTTTGAAGTGAAGGAAGTTGAGGTATGCAGAAATGcaccgtctctctctctcaacagtTTGGCCTACCAAGTATTTGACTGTGATGCATTTATAGTTTTGATACTATGTCATGTAAAATGAAGAAATAAATCCATAACTTCTTCGTGTAATGCAGTTGTGGGGCTTTGTATATGCTTCAAAATATGAGGAGATGCTTTCTTTAAGCCGAATGGAGGCTCCTGGTATATGCCGATGGTAAATACTCCTCAAGCTTTTTGTGATAATGGGTCATGTTGTAATCAGGTAGCTGCAGCTTGGTACTAATGGTACTCTTGCATAATGCTGAATGTCTTTTGTATACACCATGATATGCTCCAAATACCAGGCTATGTTTGTACATACGTGTGCATCCCATATATACAACGAGCGCATATGCATTGAACTGCAAGTTTTTATGGATAAATGGTAGATTTTGATGGCATACCGATTGATAATGAGTAAGGATGTCCTAGCCTGGTTGTTCTGGGGTATATCATATTCTCTTGTATAGTTTGCATACTATTATTTACTCATCCATAAAgtcataaaagagaaaaataaaataaaaataaaaaactgggTCTAGTATCCTCTGTTTTTCTGTCTAAAGAAACTGAAGAGGTTAGTGAGAAGATTCGGGGAAGTTTTCGCTCATGTGCTTATTATGTAGTGTATATAATGACTAGAAACACAAACATAGAATTTCGAGAGCGTGTCATTTTCAAAAACCGGTCGTATGTATATACATTTTCTGCAACGTATTAAACATCTGGAGACTGGTGTATCTTAGAGGTGAGCATTCACTTACATGCTACGAATGACCTATCACTTGCGAAGATGGAAGTAATGACTTATCAGTAGTAGAAATCTTATATTCGTTTATACAAAAGGCGTTTTACATCAATGGTGTATTGAGTgacttataaatagatttattcCTAATATAAAAAGTATCTGTATTGTGATCATTTTCATAGATGCAACAGTTAGCACAATGAACGATTTTTTAAAACTCGCTTGTAAATAATAGAAGtcaaacttaaaaatatttcattgaaATTAGATCAAACTTCTTGAAGTATCCCAATTCCgcaatttttatgttttaacctactgtttttattttttaaccttgGAATTAAAAAGATCAATTAACGAGTAGCCAGAAAAGACCAAGGGAGGTTGAACAACCCATGGCATCATGGTGGCAAAAGCCACCTTTTATGGCTATAGGTGGAAATTGGAGTGGGTCAGACGAGCCCGAAAATCCATTATGGAAATGGTCCGATGACTCCGATTGACTCAGAATGCTCCTAAAATGGTTTTTTGGGGTGGTAGTCCGATCACCCCAGCCCACCATTGTTGTGGGGGGGGTGGCGGCGGCGGCGGCTTTGCCACCAGtgtttaatattacttttgaaaaacaattaagggatttttaagaaatattacAATCCTTACCCAATAATACATATTCCTCTCATATGTATTCCGTATTTAAAGGCATCATAAAACGTAaccaaattaataaattatggaATAATTATCCCCCAGTCTGTTCCTCGAACCAAGCATTCTCTAGACCATTCAAGATTTCAAAGGTACAAGAAATTCTTTCCGCTTAAGAGTAATCTACACAAGAAGCTAGGAAATACATAAACAGTTCGGTAAGAGCTGGATTGATATCAACCGAGGGCCACAAGCCTGTGTCTGTCACAATACCAGAAAATATGTTATTGAACCATATAGTCTTATAGACGTGCAAAACGCTCCGTTAGTACAATCCCAAAAAAGGGATAGTTTTGTCGCATATTTCAAAGAACAAAGGAGGAACCAAGAAATTGGGGTACCTTTTTCATCAGGGACAAATTTCTTCTGGTGGTTATGTGACAAATAAAGATGCGAGGATGTCCTACTTCAAACAAATGCTTTAGTTTTCTCTACAGAGCCCTGAAATTTTTTTGGGGAACCATTCATCGGATTGGCATTCTTGGCATCCACTCCTTCCTCGTATGCAGCTGCATGAACACCAAGTGCTGCACGACCAGAGGGGTCAGGGTTTTTTGACCACGCGGCATCCCATTCCACAGCTTTTGCAGTGCTGCAAGCTACACTTGGACCTCCGGGAACTGTTGATCTAGCAGCATTCTGTTCAGCAaatcaaaaataattatatgtaatgaaaCGAAACATTAAAAATGTAGACAGAAGCCAGCAGGCAGCACTCCAGTAGATAAATGTtgttacattttattgatgG
The genomic region above belongs to Carya illinoinensis cultivar Pawnee chromosome 4, C.illinoinensisPawnee_v1, whole genome shotgun sequence and contains:
- the LOC122307237 gene encoding uncharacterized protein LOC122307237 isoform X2, producing MGRQQSLQSKAVHFVSDLTTVFLNPISDKPSEPHPHPPPSPTEDESKSKRSQQESISAEGSGDVVDGPDTSSFTAFLYSLLSSSEPGDNLKSDEQNNDKGESGDRQSDTLTKESGGKKSLFLRGKHSLSKAIYKAARIGGYRNQDRKGDSDMVFDGNDAGISGVEMRHVENEKESVGLVKVPDVSEPSLLLSEKSRSALYASLPALVQGRQWLLLYSTWRHGISLSTLYRRSMLWPGLSLLVIGDRKGAVFGGLVEAPLRPTNKRKYQGTNSTFVFTNKPGHPVIYRSTGVNRYFTLCSTEFLAIGGGGHFALYLDADLLNGSSSVSETYGNPCLAHSVDFEVKEVELWGFVYASKYEEMLSLSRMEAPGICRW
- the LOC122307237 gene encoding uncharacterized protein LOC122307237 isoform X1: MGRQQSLQSKAVHFVSDLTTVFLNPISDKPSEPHPHPPPSPTTKLLYPRLALHGINCVRHKAGEDGEILTPQEDESKSKRSQQESISAEGSGDVVDGPDTSSFTAFLYSLLSSSEPGDNLKSDEQNNDKGESGDRQSDTLTKESGGKKSLFLRGKHSLSKAIYKAARIGGYRNQDRKGDSDMVFDGNDAGISGVEMRHVENEKESVGLVKVPDVSEPSLLLSEKSRSALYASLPALVQGRQWLLLYSTWRHGISLSTLYRRSMLWPGLSLLVIGDRKGAVFGGLVEAPLRPTNKRKYQGTNSTFVFTNKPGHPVIYRSTGVNRYFTLCSTEFLAIGGGGHFALYLDADLLNGSSSVSETYGNPCLAHSVDFEVKEVELWGFVYASKYEEMLSLSRMEAPGICRW